From the Lactuca sativa cultivar Salinas chromosome 9, Lsat_Salinas_v11, whole genome shotgun sequence genome, the window GATACGTGTATCGAAGAGGTCAACAGAATTGGTAGAAAAGGAGGTAGCATGCACAAGGAGTCTTGGGTTACGTTAGGGAAAGCTCTAAAAGAAAAGTTTGACATGGATACTTCACAAAAACAATTGAAAAATGCTTTTGATAATCTAAAAACTAAATACATAGGGTGGAAATATTTGAGAAACAAGTCAGGGAATTTATACAATGCTCAAACAAATTCATTTGCCTTGGTGAACACAGAATGGGAAGAATTCAAGAAGGTGTGtctatataatttaatttttttagtttatgtCCAATTTTAAAAATGATGTCAAAATACTTATAATTACTATTAATCCTGGTTTAGGGTCATCCAAAGGCAGGATCATTGAGGACACACCCATTGCCTTATCCCAACCTTTGTGCATCTTTGTTTGATGGAAGTAGTGCCAACGGTAGCATCAAATGGACCTCTACTCAAACTACACCCGCAGATACATCATCTTCTTCTCATCGTGTCCAAAGACTTCTGATTGATGACAACCCTTTTAATGGcctagaagatgatgatgatgatgacgcttcTAATGACACTAGTGCTCGAGCTCCTAGTGATAAAGCTCATGGTGGTTCTACTGAGAGGCCTGATAAAAGGAGTAAAACCACCGATGCTTCTACTGAGAGGCCTAATAAAAGGAGTAAAACCACTAATGCTTCTACTGAGAGGCCCGATAAAAGGGCTAAAACCAGTGATGCTTCTACTGATAGGACCGATATGGATAAAGCCTCTAAAACCTCTGTTAGTCTTGATGATTTGAGTCTTGATATGCAAAAAGCTCTGCAACATATGGTGAATAGCAAGGAAGGACCAACAGTAGAAGAGTGTTATGAGAGGTTGAAGCTAGTTGAATTAGACCCAATGGATCCTATATTTTTAGCAGCCTTTCACCTTTTTGTAATGTCCATGAATATGAGAGAGGCATGGATGACATTGCCACCGATACCTGGGGTCTTAAAAGGGTGGATAAAGATGACTGGCACCACATTAGGGATGTTTAAGTAgtctttatgcttatgtttttttctttcattttgaaCAATTATGTGTTTCTTGAACTTatgttttttctttcattttgaaCAATTATGTGTTTCTTGAACTTATGTTTGACATTATGTTTTTTTGCTATCATTTGAATGATTGTGTACTTATTTGACACAAATATTGCTAGTATTGGGATTATATACTTATTTGAAACAAAATGTATGCTTTGAATATGATACAAATGTTTATGTTTTTTGATTTAGCATATTAGGGTTTAACAAGTGTTGATGGTTTAACAGGTTCACAATGGATTACGATAAAAAGTTGCCCCTCCTAATTGTTATGTATTTGTATCTTCGCTTTTTTCTGGAGAAGAGGTTTGAAAAGAAtgcgagataatacctcaaaaacTTCTGGGCATCAATTCACATTAGAGTTATTACAAGGAACTAATAATCAATGCATTGAACTCTTACGTATGTCACGTGATTCTTATGTTCGGCTTTGCACACATTTTAGAGTAAAAAGTTGGTTAAAGGATAGTAAACATATATCGGTTGAAGAGAAAATGGCGATGTTTTTGATGATGATTGGTCACAATCAACGTTATGTAATCATCAAACGTAGATTTCAACACTCAAAACAAAcgattcataagtatttttatgaAGTATTGGATAAAATGATGGTGTTTGCAAAAGATATAATAGTACCAACTTCCTTTAATCCAAATCCAAACATCTCGGGACATAATAGGAGGTTACGAAGGATTTTCAGAGGAGCGGTTGGTGCGCTTGATGGAACTTTGGTACATGCTATTGTCCCTCTCGACAAACAACATTTGTATAGAGGAAGGGGAAAAGGCATCTGCTATCAAAATGTATTGGCAATATGCGACTtcaatatgatttttacatttgTCGTGGCTGGATGGGAAGGGATAGCACATGATTCAAGAATATTATCTGAAGCTTTAACAGATCGAGATGCACCATTTCCATTTCCACCACCAGGTTTGTTTACATTTTCAATTTAatatttctagttttttttttaaattaattatttccttatatttaCAAATAAGTATTACCTTTGTGATGCTGCGTATACACACACTCGAGGATTTATGGCTCCTTATCGTAATGTTCAGTATTGGCTTGGAGATTTTCATCGAAGACGTGTATTAACCAACAAAGAAAAATTTAATCACTCACATGCAAAACTTCGAAATGTCGTTGAACGTGCTTTTGGTCTCTTGAAAGCACGTTTCCCTGTATTGAAGAGAATGGCTCCATTTCCATTGGTTACACAAAGAAACATCGTCATTGCATGTTTTGCGCTTCATAATTATATAATAAAAGAGGGATTAAGTGATGAGTATTTTTCTCAATATAATCAAGTCGATATATCACTTCAAAGCAATAATGtacaagatgatgatgatgaggaggaggatGACGTGGATGAGGTACAACCACGAAGTGCAAGAGACCGGGAATATATGGTTCATCTGCGAGATCAAATTGCTGACCAGTTAATGCGTGTAGAATGAATGATTTCATAAAAATATGTTAGTTTTGTGAATTTAGTTTTAATATTGTAAGACACTCATCAAAACAATcctttatgtttttaaaaatatCAACTTTAATAAGTAAGCGGCCTTCCGGTTTGAATCGAAATATATATAGTTTatctaatgttttaaaaaatattatatgtTTGAAACTGTATGAAATTTTTATTGGCAAAGTTTGAGTCAAATATTGGCAAAGTTTAAgtcaaatataaattttaatatattagtaATGTATGAGATGCTGAGTTTTTAGCATTTGAGCTTTGGTTGTTTCAACATTAATTTCAAAGATTGGTtttgtttttgaacaatgaaaaTTAATGCAAATCGGGTGGCAACgtgtaagtatacaattcttatTAAGAAAAAAATCTAATGTGTATTTTTACGTTGCTTTTTTATATTATCTAATATTTTCTTACAAAATACTATAAATCTATTAAATTGTTCGTAAATATTATTAAATGGATAGGTTTTTCAATTTATTAAAAACCAACGTGAATTATTCGTATTTTAATATGAGAAAAAAATATGGTTAATTAATCTCCTTTTTTACAAAATCTTTTAAGTTTTAGTTCATTctaattaaaaaacaaacaatcttttTGCATTAAGACTTTTTGTATGAATACATAAAAAAAGACTTTTAGTCCACGTCTTCTTCCGCAGACAtggaaaaagacaaaagacattTGACAACTTTCaaaacaaacaccaccttagATTTTCACACCTATTAGAAAAAAATATATCATATCTACCACATAATAAAAGTAATGGATTTCTTAAAAACAATCATCCAAAAAATaatgagtaaattactgaaatcgtccttatggtttggtcaaaattgacGTTTGGTCCCTAATATTTTTTTGCACTcgaatcgtccctatggtttggtcaaaattgcacgtttggtccctaattttatGTATGTAAGAgacgaaaaacacaacaaaatcaaaccactgggacgatccgagtgcaaaaaaaaaagttaaggactaaatgtgcaaCTTTTATCAAACCATAAAGACGATTTCAATAATTTACTCAACAATAATAGAATTACGAAAATTCCATAAACAATAGTTGACAGTAATTACAAGTGCATCATACAAATCAATCTCAATCCACCCAACCAAACAAAAAATATGAACAAAAGAATACAACATTTGAACACGTGTTCAATGTTCCTAAAGGCTAATATGCATATAATTATGTGTATTAAGAATGGAATTCTATATTCTTACATATTACTTAAATATGCAAAAAATATAAATACCATATTCTTACGTCGAAAATAAGCAACTCCTTTTTTTTATAATGGGTAAATAGAACCGTATCGACAAAGAACTCatgattataaatttataattctaGTTCTATTGAAATTGAATTCAAATAATAAagcaataaactttttttttcactAAGAAAAGTAAACATTGAGAACTGGACTTTTAACTGAATAACAAAGAGGGATATAACTTCTGGAAATGGACCATAATAATCGATGTTTTTGGTGGTGTTTTACAAAAAA encodes:
- the LOC111919552 gene encoding uncharacterized protein LOC111919552: MGDKLQWSNELVKCLLDTCIEEVNRIGRKGGSMHKESWVTLGKALKEKFDMDTSQKQLKNAFDNLKTKYIGWKYLRNKSGNLYNAQTNSFALVNTEWEEFKKGHPKAGSLRTHPLPYPNLCASLFDGSSANGSIKWTSTQTTPADTSSSSHRVQRLLIDDNPFNGLEDDDDDDASNDTSARAPSDKAHGGSTERPDKRSKTTDASTERPNKRSKTTNASTERPDKRAKTSDASTDRTDMDKASKTSVSLDDLSLDMQKALQHMVNSKEGPTVEECYERLKLVELDPMDPIFLAAFHLFVMSMNMREAWMTLPPIPGVLKGWIKMTGTTLGMFK